A portion of the Thalassospira sp. TSL5-1 genome contains these proteins:
- a CDS encoding ShlB/FhaC/HecB family hemolysin secretion/activation protein, giving the protein MPADTAGSISVPGSAAVEVPKGAEQASFVLRSFVIEGATAFSADELAPFYQDMLGKTITVADAFQAAANIELKYRNAGYVISRVVVPPQEVTDGVFKVRVIEGFISDIVVQEDVGPVSAAIKRLLSPLIGKTPVTVDEMERRLLLANDLAGMTVRATLKPSENATGGSEMLVEADRDAVSGTVSFDNRNSPYSGNAEGLGLVQFNSFGSHGDQLGIQTQLSSPIERSFSISANYQGMYSEDGLMLGLSSSYGRSRPGKELDALDVNSVVMAERAIATYPLIRSRLQNLRLSGEYEYRAIDTDVLDNPFNRDRIHIARAGISYDLTDSFQGITAVRATIHRGLGIFNATEKGDPLASRADASGSFTKGTIDLTRVQQVTQTVSLLATASGQYAVDPLLASEEMALGGANYGRGFDNNEFSGDDGWATSLEVRYSPDMPEVFPNGVQFYSFVDTGQVWNIDDNVSHERTSASSFGGGIRINILENLFASAEVAKGFRKPTSDSSTKPQAFFTLSAKF; this is encoded by the coding sequence ATGCCCGCAGATACTGCTGGCAGTATCTCCGTACCGGGTTCTGCTGCTGTCGAGGTTCCGAAAGGTGCTGAGCAAGCCAGTTTTGTTTTGCGGTCTTTTGTCATAGAAGGTGCAACTGCCTTTTCAGCGGACGAATTGGCTCCGTTTTACCAGGATATGCTTGGCAAGACGATTACCGTCGCCGATGCCTTCCAGGCTGCTGCAAATATCGAACTAAAATACCGCAATGCCGGATATGTGATTTCGCGTGTCGTTGTTCCCCCTCAGGAAGTTACGGATGGTGTTTTTAAGGTCCGCGTCATTGAAGGTTTTATTTCCGATATTGTTGTGCAGGAAGACGTCGGGCCGGTTAGCGCAGCTATCAAACGGCTGTTGAGTCCGCTGATTGGCAAAACGCCGGTGACGGTCGATGAAATGGAACGGCGCCTGCTTTTGGCAAATGACCTGGCAGGCATGACGGTTCGTGCCACCCTTAAGCCGTCGGAAAATGCGACGGGTGGTTCGGAAATGCTGGTTGAAGCCGACCGTGATGCTGTTTCTGGTACCGTTTCGTTTGACAACCGGAACTCCCCCTATTCCGGTAATGCCGAAGGATTGGGGTTGGTACAGTTCAATTCGTTTGGATCACATGGTGATCAGCTTGGCATCCAGACACAGCTCTCCTCGCCAATTGAACGCTCTTTTTCGATCAGTGCCAATTATCAGGGCATGTATTCGGAAGATGGTTTGATGCTCGGACTGAGTTCAAGCTATGGCCGTTCGCGGCCGGGTAAAGAGCTTGATGCACTGGATGTCAATAGTGTGGTTATGGCCGAGCGCGCCATTGCAACCTATCCTCTGATCCGTTCGCGACTGCAAAATTTGCGTTTATCTGGCGAATATGAATATCGCGCGATTGATACGGATGTGCTTGATAATCCCTTTAACAGGGATCGGATACATATCGCGCGGGCGGGAATCAGCTACGATCTGACGGACAGTTTTCAGGGCATTACGGCTGTTCGCGCGACCATTCATCGTGGTCTGGGTATTTTTAATGCCACCGAGAAGGGAGACCCGCTGGCATCGCGGGCGGATGCAAGTGGTTCCTTCACCAAAGGAACGATCGACCTGACACGCGTTCAGCAGGTGACACAAACTGTCAGCCTTCTTGCCACAGCTTCCGGGCAGTATGCCGTCGACCCGTTGCTTGCCAGTGAGGAAATGGCCTTGGGCGGAGCAAACTATGGTCGTGGTTTTGATAACAACGAATTTTCGGGGGACGATGGATGGGCGACCTCTCTTGAAGTCCGCTATTCGCCTGATATGCCTGAAGTCTTCCCCAACGGGGTCCAGTTCTACAGTTTTGTCGATACCGGACAGGTCTGGAATATTGACGATAATGTTTCCCATGAACGAACCAGTGCCTCGTCCTTTGGCGGCGGTATACGCATAAACATTCTTGAAAATCTCTTTGCATCGGCTGAAGTGGCAAAAGGGTTCCGGAAACCCACGTCGGATTCATCGACAAAGCCCCAGGCCTTTTTCACCCTTTCAGCCAAATTCTAA
- a CDS encoding winged helix-turn-helix domain-containing protein, with product MTQGSFEENLAKLRKDLAEDREKISSETSEIYREIATFAPSQTTSSSSTHPSAYLGLALATERKLGRLAERLGNIATLEKCRLAAALLEACEAVTAEGRGATPRRLMQFMAYEGDSSSHYENLIGAMDVFAASRKPTSTSEGRITPDLVKTIATRTSLRSRNWLSDQEAMDWNKVLQEKEVPCPIDIKTITQFSDQINTLDQGNGIIAVADAIYIVSKWLYELDLEYSNLAPDTRHQNISFETENPQTIYWNRTSRLLIPYIVAHFCDGIFLPLMCGLALSECQVKLRPLFTQNAPVKSARPHTLKVIASGLDKLDQTEKLVSQHWGKAEKLATDGRGTNLSKITTHLFDNGTICVADIVQLCDLTPQAAHYQLKRLLEAGLISRGPRGKVGGHYFLDLLLRL from the coding sequence ATGACACAAGGCTCTTTTGAAGAAAATCTCGCAAAGCTGCGTAAAGATCTGGCGGAAGACCGCGAGAAAATTTCCAGTGAAACAAGCGAAATTTACAGAGAAATCGCCACCTTTGCGCCGTCACAAACAACCAGCTCCAGCTCAACCCACCCTTCCGCCTATCTTGGTCTTGCGCTCGCGACGGAACGAAAACTGGGGCGATTGGCTGAGCGTCTTGGCAATATCGCAACATTGGAAAAATGTCGATTGGCCGCCGCCCTCCTGGAAGCATGTGAAGCCGTCACCGCAGAGGGACGCGGTGCAACGCCCCGGCGTCTTATGCAGTTCATGGCATATGAAGGTGATTCTTCATCACATTACGAAAACCTGATAGGCGCGATGGATGTTTTTGCTGCCAGTCGCAAGCCCACCTCAACATCAGAAGGCAGAATCACACCGGACCTGGTAAAGACCATTGCCACACGAACCAGCCTGAGATCCCGCAACTGGCTGTCCGATCAGGAGGCAATGGACTGGAACAAAGTCCTTCAGGAAAAAGAGGTCCCCTGCCCGATTGATATCAAAACGATCACGCAATTCAGCGATCAGATAAACACCCTAGACCAAGGCAATGGTATTATCGCGGTTGCCGATGCTATATATATTGTATCGAAATGGCTTTACGAACTTGATCTGGAATATAGTAATCTCGCACCTGACACCCGGCACCAAAATATATCGTTTGAAACGGAAAATCCTCAGACGATCTATTGGAACCGAACATCTCGACTGTTAATCCCATATATCGTCGCGCATTTTTGTGACGGAATATTCCTGCCGCTGATGTGTGGATTAGCCCTAAGCGAGTGCCAAGTCAAATTACGCCCACTATTCACGCAAAATGCTCCTGTAAAAAGTGCCCGCCCTCATACGCTTAAAGTCATCGCATCCGGCTTGGACAAGCTCGACCAAACAGAGAAACTTGTCAGCCAGCACTGGGGCAAGGCGGAAAAACTCGCAACAGATGGGCGCGGGACAAATCTATCGAAAATCACCACTCACCTTTTTGACAACGGAACCATATGCGTTGCCGATATTGTACAATTATGTGATTTAACACCTCAAGCTGCGCATTATCAGCTTAAACGGCTGCTTGAAGCAGGCCTCATTTCGCGTGGCCCCAGAGGGAAAGTTGGCGGCCATTATTTTCTTGATCTTCTGTTGCGCCTATAA
- a CDS encoding ParA family protein translates to MARYNYDLPSDLIEKVKAKGPMVIATLNEKGGVGKTTLTFQVCVHLAEAGLKVLAVDLDPQGNLTKTTLRYGELQHDRVFDDVEIDRANSMSIFSNANERVKPLAVSENLALNTGNTNLVALMGIQHDLLLELDEYLARQTEFDIMIIDCPPTPGNHVTAAAMAADYVLSPANADEYSSDAIKNVVKTITRFKRKYNPGLNLLGVILNDVDNSSKIKKDYVELMRGEGAEPDEFYYSIRDRVFETRLGKRVAFQESQTVGMPITRYQRGTAADEMYSFLLELVTRLSKEEA, encoded by the coding sequence ATGGCACGCTATAATTATGATTTGCCCTCAGACCTGATTGAAAAAGTGAAGGCCAAAGGCCCGATGGTCATTGCCACGCTGAATGAAAAGGGCGGCGTTGGAAAAACCACGCTGACATTTCAGGTCTGTGTTCACCTTGCCGAAGCCGGCCTAAAAGTTCTTGCCGTGGACCTTGATCCCCAGGGCAACCTGACCAAAACGACCCTGCGCTACGGCGAATTGCAACATGACCGCGTTTTCGATGATGTCGAAATTGACCGCGCCAATTCCATGAGCATTTTTTCCAATGCCAATGAACGGGTTAAACCATTGGCAGTTAGCGAAAACCTGGCGCTCAATACTGGTAACACCAACCTGGTCGCCCTGATGGGCATTCAGCATGATCTTTTGCTGGAGCTTGACGAATATCTGGCCCGGCAAACTGAATTTGACATCATGATAATCGATTGCCCGCCAACGCCGGGAAATCACGTCACTGCTGCGGCAATGGCCGCCGATTACGTGCTGTCCCCGGCCAATGCCGACGAATATTCGTCAGATGCCATCAAAAATGTGGTCAAAACCATTACCCGCTTCAAACGCAAATATAATCCGGGTCTTAACCTGCTAGGTGTCATTTTGAATGACGTCGATAACAGCTCGAAAATCAAAAAGGATTATGTCGAGCTAATGCGCGGGGAGGGGGCGGAGCCCGACGAATTTTATTACAGCATCCGAGACCGCGTGTTTGAAACCCGACTTGGCAAACGGGTGGCATTCCAGGAATCCCAAACCGTAGGCATGCCGATTACCCGCTATCAGCGCGGCACCGCAGCCGATGAAATGTACAGTTTTCTGCTCGAGCTTGTGACCCGACTGAGCAAGGAGGAAGCGTAA